Proteins encoded by one window of Colletes latitarsis isolate SP2378_abdomen chromosome 5, iyColLati1, whole genome shotgun sequence:
- the LOC143342116 gene encoding uncharacterized protein LOC143342116, whose translation MNYNGNLPDWHQFNAPQTNEVTPTTQNVNSGHLTFIPGVSPPTLNAHSLSSDGFNKHQTESNFNARNFQSYSNVSSGPNLSNNSPLTSMVQMQNCIGHYGSPNTRNPMLDNLNVSVNPRNTTIGTINDEIGYRSNQVPFNGPIGHLSGPSCNLNAVTGPAPGPGPQTNSGPGPGPNPVNGTGPGSMFGSDPRHGHGPVSGSGPGPNSGAGNMGSRNTNIGSVPHGKPGPSSFVPCKGLCCNTDPNINYQQWEKFGSYQNNTSYTDNVHPSSYQIENRHFGNNCNFRKDNLKSKEAMGSVLPNVSAVDHRRNFTDYKYHKDHLTHRNYSASSGVFHNYSIQNYNYSPEHQKYPYPVKGHPKRNNMNMSNSGMLKHQEQNFIAQQKFNNKPFHYQNENMLPEGVPTLNVAGNIASTSQNPYFSSQYARTIPTEISRECQETTDNVAVINRMPGTYMHNSPAQQQVYQHKIAMQKFSMENHLRELSRIPGYQSHPKYKECILRYREILKLQQSTGYQNPIQQTSRVATPVNAVVPPINLQFDQNGMLINSNFVAEGFPKLQHTPTAEQQSKNMEKQQKDQAIAIANEKCQETQQSGQLMVPSQSEHTSSSCTENFQKQFSIHKDFNQNQLKVQTNESRRFDALNTDTSNKTMMQQKASKQFANKPDLDVRQFLANWDETDDEEGPTSNLPDTVLSDTTPVVVVSYENVDLSAKTPPNIEVSRRDSFDSNETTLNNEKEAEVNMVTTQDCLTISYSSSKSTEIAKTTKRTIEEGVVKPGSILHCISNGPDEIPMIHIVDNLEISNILGASEDQVIETLEKQKTISFFREANDETKAVALKSVEQHNKNETCVLSTNYNTSLGNVNKNTNIQDSRISETIQTDTASINNQELRVSSASAKSNLDITDNLDLKKQNSFASEESHNPDDISLPDLPTSECTPISTTLNTPIHSDSEESSQNIEDLSISTNPIEVMQNSPVISFTQSPVKMEPYGQLSSGDRLKNRSLGTLELEFQKENSYKDNDATSTHEQEVNLSNFDFSAGSSKTKSAEIVRDKQVKSLRTNMIKRKVFLINSKENDTRVSDTCAALTSIAYELEVQQEAVESEKNSECESPNSAHEGKHKSLRKSTDSMKSVIQNSDSITDVNNIVHAVILTDSNVNLTSAMESDDETEASKQERELSKSQKIQHLNVSINTINPTLSEADLNTRKRIKESVVWEDKCVDGNVDKLLKVQKRNVEHSTQSKHSDMKRFVDDDSNSSKGDEHSVCHMTSQYKNYSVAVIKDNTILSDQKSHSTTEKIINVCCEKSPEFQLRTNNTKELSEEIKLKKHVSNKLISTLHESVHSQQSKRSELLHKDLETVDGDLRVTTDEIRLLNEYRRKKDRLQQDKNTEEKLQTVNDNTVYHKNNKMECSQLKQNNELLAVHKENLEQNVSSLVNVNSENIETPDEVNRHAYSKSFVKNVNSDFGIQVANVNLKIKDSELGKELILRDNCQEHIKDSLDGIKIEINFSRTERNSKGQEQNKQLLYENFKALDDRNVYEIDSSLPYSVPTYSSNTLDCQRRLHSKEQETMDNSKIFDKVHKVIEKSSTIADIASGEANKTESNAATSATDTNVCTTLKKNGRNLLKANEDALISVTSKAMRNLTSESQCFNKLLHNNVSCKDTSKSEVIEGTNYSLDVDTIKSKCAISNTAIVDANNMLIKAKTNFEEEDSSVNTKDDSITRIQKQSSNILETSSQAAIETLKKNDEKEAISVPHMSKTVKKLPELNLVELSTKSLNSLSTLNFNFDKLDYKECSGVNFNHVRPYVDEVGEMDDNYMGKWKKPKIDHIFEDCEIFQSTSGYINPIFSSIDKLEENLHTVPVYTTKDGKISYSPNRRFAHHELMMETRKREGCSTRKSHYTDTWNSYYSSKFRKLYKKRRHHSFSDRKRHEFKDMKCLYERKRNNLDDFCERNHVKYKDYMHGIKSNNAVVCKIYSSSDSDEEIVDRNKYRIVEASNQKKSHTIENKVTTITSKLHKSELVTDDLDLQNKNKGSTTSDAHSSKQEETHLVQSHTSNKDNNEKNCQTTDNNFSNILTSDAHTSVVLHSNYENADENIKSDVNEFSTSTISHDFTSENLQLNKDNDSNDKYLSPNPIVIVDTNTSSNVKETISIIDKLSNSTFLEEVALLNKNDQILSSYSDKENKNDEMQVLEDPVHIKEQTEENNLQILDIQASPLGTEDNFENMNHTETCKVLNINQISNTIEQTSEVFLKPEESTNTSTEIIDTSFIKDMGEVNDKKLIKFGESNLVCEQESNKFIEKVQTLNEEQKHEESTNKDIEENIESLDYENGDLPKDSSKINTDTCMNQEEFESQIMKVDTTDQQNPDHSFVETVKDDRNVNMNCEQANAVIVEKFEESIFADLSENTVYIENENIIENNVEILLPTIKDTPTDRSMVLFDNLKTHSNINCLNELKDEHKINLNQDSSIEKEMPVLSVYCALKDFSIEDADSRTNEQEGKECQSSSFNSYKSPGHSSENNTDMKAIPKLVIKKTETSSKSECSLDYAEFENLAHKYDTKLLTDVRQKIPKMIITKNRSRSVTPTVEILDRSKSERIQQIPFSEKNDTCIDVDNGDSELYTLKYNNYASKVPKVKIKLEDISSKDLKLYLKRKAIKQSISKVKIKKIKTQENKTSTTKFETEDSSEIETTDTDNDEKTVRESLTNDAEKVPKLKLRMQEEGKSSSPDRTKEKDMSISKMPFKKTRRTREEDTRHSIKYDKTTINDDEIKGKYSQYITEKIPKVIIKRTQIGTEFKCEISKCKKTLEIETSKWQPKVKLQRLEVLDHMVMDLNQSKVILKDKSLIKTMTNMSVHTEDNISNKDLNHDSKVKLCRSSSASNLSPVKCKQRRLSDPDYMKVNAKSVDFINGSSRDNKHEALNINEISNLKAVDSENKNLKKNSKKRLLSQHSKVNYNSQNDESENEIKESIKSKNITESSFKNLLMNDNNDPVAEKKEYSPFGTKENTSCIEDKLVRSGIIRSRNFDDTDNSIIKVDSSDESQTTIELLPASPDSSEDESKNCKFESTNRLHIKDAVPTQLELELELIDNSNIQRSDVLAPKINELNFMNIEKCDHPSQFRKYTNKELAKAYFSNLQCSSRNTFDQHKAQSSERNSNNNFYCNDLLVKEVLAAKETLKKCLTRSVDENTEKKISRHKTVAEKKQGLSFNFKNLEKSYSKSEDVHCNNDNENVKIYKKSGSSEKKDHKSTLKLNIGEVEDKLPSAGKNLNSKLNELQDEIPYSTESPTASTCGYIGVSDTTTISLKATKKFGRITTDEESSNITADSFHLTNKESNIHDTEMSQGEISEEKTTSSTQNQKDNNSRNETKTNEDNMPLLVPESALNFDSSSDRDSSRSPPVITNQEEAENGTENAKDMKSKVITSIEKVEENEKHSYKDCEMTIADIITQLAYHEKATIKHRRYCNLCERWFPTTSRHRRHLAGYQHRYMELAQRKSIHALFILFTGKPCPRLLPANIFRKDCSIGELTPLQIAVQDIANYVEHTQQDFKTKE comes from the exons ATGAACTACAATGGGAATTTGCCAGATTGGCACCAATTTAATGCCCCACAGACGAATGAAGTAACACCTACAACTCAAAATGTGAACTCTGGTCATTTAACATTCATTCCTGGTGTTAGTCCACCAACATTGAATGCACATAGTCTTAGTTCAGATGGTTTCAATAAGCATCAAACTGAATCCAACTTCAATGCAAGAAATTTCCAATCCTATAGTAATGTCTCAAGTGGTCCAAATCTGTCTAACAACAGCCCTCTCACATCCATGGTACAAATGCAAAACTGCATTGGCCATTATGGTTCTCCAAATACAAGGAATCCTATGCTAGATaacttgaatgtttctgtgaatCCTAGAAATACTACAATTGGAACTATAAACGATGAGATAGGATATAGAAGTAACCAGGTGCCTTTCAATGGACCTATTGGTCACTTAAGTGGGCCAAGTTGCAATCTAAATGCGGTAACTGGGCCTGCTCCTGGCCCTGGGCCCCAAACTAATTCTGGACCAGGACCTGGACCTAATCCTGTAAATGGAACTGGGCCAGGTTCTATGTTTGGATCTGATCCTAGACATGGGCATGGACCTGTATCTGGATCAGGGCCTGGACCAAACTCAGGAGCTGGAAATATGGGATCCAGGAATACTAATATTGGTTCAGTACCTCATGGAAAGCCTGGACCTTCCTCATTTGTGCCTTGCAAGGGACTGTGCTGTAATACAGATCCTAACATTAATTACCAACAATGGGAAAAATTTGGATCTTATCAAAATAATACATCGTACACGGACAATGTACACCCATCAAGCTACCAAATAGAAAACAGGCACTTTGGgaataattgtaattttagAAAGGACAATCTGAAAAGTAAAGAAGCAATGGGATCTGTATTGCCGAATGTATCTGCGGTAGATCATAGAAGAAACTTTACCGATTACAAATACCATAAAGATCATTTAACACATAGAAACTATTCAGCATCTTCAGGCGTGTTTCATAACTATTCTATACAGAATTACAATTATTCACCCGAACATCAAAAGTACCCTTATCCTGTTAAAGGACATCCAAAGAGGAATAATATGAATATGTCAAATTCAGGAATGCTTAAGCATcaagaacaaaattttattgctcaacaaaaatttaataataaaccaTTTCATTATCAAAATGAAAATATGTTACCTGAAGGCGTGCCTACTTTAAATGTTGCCGGAAACATTGCATCAACCTCCCAGAATCCTTATTTTAGTTCACAATATGCAAGGACCATTCCAACAGAAATATCTCGTGAATGTCAAGAAACTACTGATAATGTTGCAGTAATAAATAGAATGCCAGGTACTTATATGCACAATTCTCCTGCTCAACAACAAGTTTATCAACATAAAATTGCAATGCAAAAGTTTTCAATGGAAAATCATCTTCGGGAATTGAGTAGAATACCCGGGTACCAATCACATCCAAAATACAAAGAATGTATTCTGAGGTACagagaaatattgaaattacagCAATCAACGGGATATCAAAATCCCATTCAACAAACTTCGCGTGTTGCGACGCCGGTTAACGCTGTGGTACCACCGATTAATTTACAATTTGATCAAAATGGTATGTTAATAAACTCAAATTTCGTGGCGGAAGGTTTTCCTAAATTGCAGCATACACCGACTGCAGAACAACAGTCGAAAAATATGGAGAAACAACAGAAGGACCAAGCTATTGCTATAGCCAATGAAAAATGTCAAGAAACACAACAGTCAGGACAATTAATGGTTCCCTCGCAAAGTGAACATACTTCTTCCTCGTGCACGGAGAACTTTCAAAAACAGTTTTCAATACACAAAGATTTTAATCAAAACCAATTAAAAGTACAAACGAACGAGAGTCGTAGGTTTGATGCCCTGAATACGGATACTAGCAACAAAACAATGATGCAACAGAAAGCTTCTAAACAATTTGCCAATAAGCCAGACCTTGATGTTCGACAATTTTTGGCTAATTGGGACGAAACTGACGACGAGGAAGGACCGACATCGAATTTGCCAGATACTGTTTTAAGTGATACCACTCCAGTCGTAGTCGTGAGCTATGAGAACGTAGATCTTTCCGCGAAAACACCACCAAATATAGAGGTGTCCAGAAGGGACAGCTTCGATTCGAACGAAACGACGTTGAACAACGAGAAAGAGGCTGAAGTAAACATGGTAACAACGCAAGATTGTTTGACGATATCGTATTCGTCGTCAAAAAGCACTGAAATTGCCAAAACCACTAAACGGACTATAGAAGAAGGTGTGGTAAAACCTGGGAGTATCTTACATTGTATAAGCAATGGCCCTGATGAGATACCCATGATACATATAGTAGATAACTTAGAAATAAGCAACATTTTAGGAGCGTCCGAAGATCAGGTTATAGAGACTTTAGAAAAGCAAAAGACAATATCGTTCTTTAGAGAAGCTAATGATGAAACAAAAGCGGTCGCTCTTAAAAGTGTCGAACAGCATAACAAGAATGAAACTTGTGTATTGTCTACTAATTACAATACGTCTCTCGGTAACGTGAATAAGAACACAAATATTCAGGATTCTAGGATTTCAGAAACAATTCAAACGGACACCGCGTCGATAAATAATCAAGAACTAAGAGTTTCATCAGCATCAGCAAAAAGTAATTTAGACATTACTGACAATCTAGATCTGAAGAAGCAAAACAGTTTCGCCAGTGAAGAATCCCATAATCCTGATGACATAAGCTTACCAGATCTACCAACATCTGAGTGTACACCAATCTCCACAACTTTAAACACGCCTATTCATTCTGATAGCGAGGAATCTTCGCAAAATATCGAAGATCTATCTATATCTACGAATCCGATAGAAGTAATGCAAAACAGTCCGGTAATTAGCTTTACACAGTCTCCAGTCAAAATGGAACCGTACGGGCAATTGAGCAGCGGAGATAGACTTAAAAATAGATCTCTTGGTACATTAGAATTGGAATTTCAAAAAGAAAATAGTTACAAAGACAACGACGCTACTAGTACCCACGAGCAAGAAGTAAATCTTAGTAATTTCGACTTCTCTGCAGGTAGTTCTAAAACAAAATCTGCTGAGATTGTTAGAGATAAGCAAGTCAAGAGTCTTAGAACTAATATGATAAAAAGGAAAGTTTTCTTAATAAATAGTAAAGAAAACGATACAAGAGTTTCGGACACATGCGCTGCTTTAACATCCATCGCGTATGAACTAGAGGTTCAACAAGAGGCAGTAGAAAGTGAAAAGAATTCGGAATGTGAATCTCCTAACTCTGCGCATGAAGGAAAACATAAAAGTTTGAGAAAATCAACAGATTCAATGAAATCTGTAATTCAAAATAGTGACTCTATAACAGATGTAAATAATATCGTACATGCCGTGATTTTAACTGATTCTAATGTAAATTTGACGAGTGCTATGGAGTCTGACGACGAAACTGAagcatccaaacaagaaagagagtTATCCAAGAGCCAGAAAATACAACATTTGAATGTATCTATTAATACTATTAACCCAACTCTGTCAGAAGCTGATTTAAACACAAGGAAAAGAATAAAGGAATCTGTAGTTTGGGAAGATAAATGCGTGGATGGAAATGTAGATAAATTATTGAAAGTCCAGAAAAGAAATGTGGAACATTCAACACAATCGAAACATTCTGACATGAAAAGATTCGTTGATGACGATTCAAACTCATCTAAAGGTGATGAACATTCTGTGTGCCATATGACTTCTCAATACAAGAATTATTCCGTTGCTGTGATAAAAGATAACACTATTTTAAGTGATCAGAAATCACACAGCACCACAGAGAAAATTATAAATGTTTGCTGTGAAAAGTCACCTGAATTTCAATTAAGAACAAACAATACCAAAGAGCTTTCTGAAGAGATAAAACTTAAGAAACATGTTTCTAACAAACTTATTTCAACATTGCATGAAAGTGTTCATTCTCAACAATCTAAGAGATCCGAATTATTGCACAAAGATTTGGAAACTGTAGATGGAGATCTTAGAGTTACTACAGACGAAATACGTCTGTTGAATGAGTATAGAAGAAAGAAAGATAGATTGCAGCAAGATAAAAATACAGAAGAAAAATTACAAACGGTAAATGATAATACGGTTTatcataaaaacaataaaatggAATGTTCGCAACTTAAACAAAACAATGAATTATTAGCAGTACACAAAGAAAACCTGGAACAAAATGTTTCATCTCTGGTTAATGTAAATTCTGAGAATATAGAAACGCCAGATGAAGTAAATAGACATGCGTATTCAAAGAGTTTTGTTAAAAATGTTAACTCTGACTTTGGTATTCAAGTTGCGAATGTGAACTTAAAAATTAAGGACAGCGAGCTTGGAAAAGAATTGATCTTAAGAGATAACTGTCAGGAGCACATCAAAGATTCTCTGGACGGGATAAAGATCGAGATAAATTTTTCGCGTACAGAACGAAATTCGAAAGGACAGGAGCAGAATAAACAGTTGTTATATGAGAATTTCAAAGCACTAGATGATCGGAACGTGTATGAAATTGATAGTTCGCTTCCTTATTCTGTTCCCACCTATTCTAGTAATACACTAGACTGTCAGCGTCGGCTGCATTCTAAAGAACAAGAAACAATGgataattcgaaaatttttgacAAAGTTCATAAAGTAATTGAAAAATCTTCTACAATAGCAGACATTGCTTCTGGTGAAGCAAATAAAACTGAAAGCAATGCAGCAACATCAGCTACAGACACAAATGTATGTACAACTCTCAAAAAGAATggaagaaatttattaaaagcaAATGAAGATGCTTTAATATCTGTTACTTCCAAAGCAATGCGTAATTTAACTTCAGAAAGTCAgtgttttaataaattattacacAATAATGTATCGTGTAAAGATACATCAAAATCAGAGGTAATTGAGGGTACCAATTATTCTCTTGATGTTGATACAATTAAGTCAAAATGTGCAATATCTAATACTGCCATAGTTGATGCAAATAATATGTTAATTAAGGCAAAGACTAATTTTGAGGAAGAAGATAGTTCTGTGAACACAAAGGATGATAGTATAACTAGAATACAAAAACAAAGTTCTAATATACTAGAGACTTCTTCACAAGCAGCGATAGAAACATTAAAAAAGAACGACGAGAAAGAAGCGATTAGTGTACCTCACATGTCAAAGACTGTGAAAAAACTACCAGAGCTGAATCTGGTAGAATTGAGCACGAAATCGCTAAATTCCTTGAGCACTCTAAACTTCAATTTTGATAAGTTAGACTACAAAGAGTGCTCAGGTGTAAATTTCAATcacgttcgtccgtacgtggatGAAGTCGGCGAGATGGACGACAATTACATGGGAAAGTGGAAGAAGCCAAAGATAGATCACATTTTTGAAGACTGTGAAATATTCCAAAGTACCAGTGGGTACATAAATCCTATTTTTTCAAGCATAGATAAACTGGAGGAGAATTTGCATACAGTTCCTGTGTACACTACCAAAGACGGAAAGATATCTTACAGTCCTAATCGAAGATTCGCACATCATGAATTGATGATGGAAACTCGCAAACGAGAGGGGTGTTCTACACGAAAGTCTCATTACACTGATACTTGGAATAGCTATTACAGTTCAAAGTTTCGCAAGTTATACAAGAAAAGACGACACCATAGTTTCAGTGACAGGAAAAGACATGAGTTTAAAGACATGAAGTGCCTATATGAACGTAAAAGAAACAATTTGGACGACTTTTGTGAGAGAAATCATGTTAAGTATAAAGACTACATGCATGGCATTAAAAGTAACAATGCAGTGGTATGTAAAATATACAGCAGTAGTGATTCTGACGAGGAAATTGTAGACCGCAATAAGTATCGTATTGTTGAAGCGAGCAATCAGAAAAAGAGTCACACTATCGAGAATAAAGTTACTACAATTACTTCTAAATTGCATAAGAGTGAATTGGTTACTGATGACTTAGAcctacaaaataaaaataaaggaagTACTACATCTGATGCCCATTCAAGCAAACAGGAAGAGACACATTTGGTTCAGTCACATACTTCCAATAAAGATaataacgaaaaaaattgtCAGACTACTGATAATAATTTCAGCAATATTCTTACTTCAGATGCACATACTTCAGTCGTATTACATTCGAACTACGAGAACGCAgatgaaaatattaaatcagATGTAAATGAATTCTCAACATCAACTATATCCCACGATTTTACTTCAGAAAACCTTCAGTTAAACAAAGATAATGATTCaaatgataaatatcttagcccAAATCCTATTGTAATTGTAGATACAAATACTTCTAGCAATGTTAAAGAAACGATAAGTATTATAGATAAATTGTCGAATTCAACGTTTCTGGAAGAAGTAGCTTTATTGAATAAGAATGATCAAATTCTTAGTTCATATTCTGATAAAGAGAACAAAAATGATGAAATGCAGGTCTTAGAAGATCCTGTACATATTAAGGAACAAACAGAAGAAAATAATCTACAGATATTGGATATCCAAGCTTCCCCTTTGGGAACTGaagataattttgaaaatatgaaccatactgaaacttgtAAAGTTTTAAACATTAATCAGATTAGTAACACGATTGAACAAACGTCAGAAGTTTTTTTAAAGCCAGAAGAATCCACAAATACATCTACCGAAATAATAGATACATCATTTATAAAAGATATGGGCGAAGTAAATGACAAAAAGCTTATAAAATTTGGGGAAAGTAATTTAGTCTGTGAACAAGAGAGTAATAAATTTATTGAGAAAGTACAAACTTTAAATGAAGAACAAAAGCACGAAGAGAGTACAAATAAAGACATAGAAGAGAATATTGAATCTTTAGACTACGAAAACGGTGATTTGCCGAAAGACAGCTCAAAAATAAATACTGATACTTGCATGAACCAAGAGGAATTTGAATCTCAAATAATGAAGGTAGATACAACTGATCAACAAAATCCAGATCATAGTTTTGTTGAAACAGTTAAGGATGATAGAAACGTAAACATGAATTGTGAACAAGCAAATGCTGTAATAGTTGAAAAATTTGAAGAATCGATTTTTGCAGATCTTTCCGAGAACACAGTTTATATTGAGAATGAGAATATCATTGAAAACAACGTGGAAATTCTTTTACCAACTATAAAGGATACTCCAACAGATCGTTCAATGGTATTATTTGATAATTTAAAAACGCATTCAAATATAAATTGCCTTAATGAACTCAAAGATGAACACAAAATTAATCTTAATCAAGATTCTTCAATAGAAAAAGAAATGCCAGTTTTGAGCGTATACTGTGCCCTCAAAGACTTTTCAATTGAGGATGCTGATAGTAGAACAAATGAACAGGAAGGAAAAGAGTGTCAGTCGTCGTCTTTTAATTCTTATAAAAGTCCAGGTCATTCATCAGAAAACAATACAGACATGAAAGCAATACCCAAGCTTGTCATAAAGAAAACTGAGACAAGTTCAAAATCAGAATGTTCATTAGATTATGCAGAATTTGAGAATCTTGCTCATAAGTATGATACAAAACTCTTAACTGATGTACGCCAAAAAATACCAAAAATGATAATTACGAAAAACAGATCTCGTTCGGTAACCCCTACCGTTGAAATTTTGGACAGATCTAAATCTGAAAGAATACAACAGATACCTTTCTCAGAAAAGAATGATACCTGCATAGATGTGGATAATGGTGATTCTGAACTGTAcacattaaaatataataattatgcaAGCAAAGtaccaaaagtaaaaataaaattagaggATATATCTTCTAAGGATTTAAAGTTATATTTGAAAAGAAAAGCTATTAAACAGAGCATTTCAAAGGtaaagattaaaaaaattaaaacacaGGAAAATAAGACTTCAACAACGAAATTTGAAACGGAAGATAGTTCAGAAATAGAAACGACTGATACTGATAATGATGAGAAAACTGTACGGGAGTCATTAACCAATGATGCTGAAAAAGTACCAAAATTGAAGTTAAGAATGCAAGAAGAAGGCAAGTCGTCATCGCCAGACAGAACCAAAGAGAAAGATATGAGTATTTCGAAAATGCCTTTCAAAAAAACTAGGAGAACAAGAGAAGAAGATACAAGACATTCTATAAAATACGATAAAACTACAATTAATGATGATGAGATAAAAGGAAAATATTCACAGTACATTACTGAAAAAATTCCCAAAGTTATAATAAAAAGAACACAAATTGGCACAGAATTCAAATGCGAAATTAGTAAATGTAAGAAGACTTTAGAAATTGAAACATCAAAGTGGCAACCAAAAGTTAAACTACAAAGACTCGaagttttggatcacatggtcatGGATTTAAATCAATCAAAAGTCATATTGAAAGACAAATCTCTTATAAAGACAATGACTAATATGTCTGTACATACTGAAGATAATATTAGTAATAAAGATTTAAATCACGATAGTAAAGTAAAACTATGTAGATCTAGCTCAGCATCAAACTTGTCTCCTGTTAAGTGTAAACAGAGAAGATTATCTGACCCTGATTACATGAAAGTAAATGCAAAGTCAGTTGATTTCATTAATGGTAGTTCCAGAGACAATAAACATGAAGCACTGAATATTAATGAAATATCTAATCTCAAAGCAGTTGACAGTGAgaacaaaaatttaaaaaagaacaGTAAGAAAAGACTACTTTCTCAACATAGTAAGGTGAATTATAATAGTCAAAATGATGAAAGTGAAAATGAGataaaagaatcaattaaatctaAGAATATTACAGAGAGCTCCtttaaaaatcttttaatgAACGATAACAATGATCCAGTGGCTGAGAAAAAGGAATATTCACCTTTTGGGACCAAGGAAAATACATCTTGCATAGAAGATAAACTTGTAAGATCTGGAATTATACGTTCGCGTAATTTTGATGATACCGACAATTCCATAATTAAAGTTGACTCTTCGGATGAAAGTCAAACCACTATAGAACTTCTACCAGCGTCTCCCGATAGCAGTGAAGATGAatcaaaaaattgtaaatttgaaAGTACAAATAGACTACATATAAAAGATGCAGTACCAACTCAATTGGAGTTGGAATTAGAACTTATCGATAATAGTAATATACAACGTTCAGATGTACTTGCGCCGAAAATTAATGAATTAAACTTCATGaacatcgaaaaatgcgatcatCCATCACAGTTCAGAAAATACACTAACAAAGAATTGGCGAAAGCATATTTCAGTAATCTTCAATGTTCTTCGCGAAATACCTTCGACCAACACAAGGCACAAAGTTCAGAAAGAAAttcaaataacaatttttattgtaatgacTTGTTAGTTAAAGAAGTATTAGCTGCTAAGGAAACACTAAAGAAATGTCTAACTCGATCTGTAGACGaaaatacagaaaagaaaatatcGAGACATAAAACAGTAGCAGAAAAGAAGCAAGGTTTAAGTTTCAATTTTAAGAACCTTGAAAAGTCCTATAGTAAGTCTGAAGATGTACACTGTAACAATGATAATGAAAACGTGAAGATATATAAAAAATCGGGAAGTTCAGAAAAGAAAGACCATAAATCTACTCTTAAATTAAACATTGGGGAAGTGGAAGATAAATTACCCTCTGCAGGAAAAAACTTAAACTCAAAATTAAATGAGTTACAAGATGAAATACCTTACTCTACAGAAAGTCCTACAGCTTCAACCTGCGGATATATTGGTGTATCCGACACAACTACCATTTCTTTAAAAGCTACTAAGAAATTTGGTCGAATTACAACAGATGAAGAATCCTCAAATATAACAGCAGACAGTTTTCATCTGACGAATAAGGAAAGTAACATACATGATACAGAAATGTCCCAAGGCGAAATATCTGAAGAGAAGACGACTAGTAGTACTCAAAATCAGAAAGATAATAACagtagaaatgaaacaaaaacaaATGAAGACAATATGCCATTATTAGTGCCAGAGTCTGCTTTAAATTTTGATTCGAGTTCAGATAGAGATAGTTCGAGATCTCCGCCTGTTATAACGAACCAAGAAGAAGCGGAAAATGGGACAGAAAATGCAAAAGACATGAAGAGCAAAGTAATAACTTCAATTGAGAAAGTAGAAGAGAACGAGAAACATTCCTACAAAGACTGTGAAATGACTATCGCTGATATTATTACACAATTGGCTTACCatgaaaaa GCAACAATCAAACATAGAAGATACTGCAATTTATGTGAAAGATGGTTCCCTACAACTTCGCGACATCGACGACATTTAGCTGGATATCAACACCGTTACATGGAATTGGCACAACGTAAAAGTATCCATGCTCTTTTCATTCTATTTACTGGCAAGCCCTGTCCAAGACTCTTGCCAgcaaacatttttcgcaaagATTGTTCCATAGGGGAATTAACGCCTTTACAAATCGCTGTTCag gataTTGCAAATTATGTAGAGCATACACAACAGGATTTTAAAACAAAAGAGTGA